A part of Blastopirellula marina genomic DNA contains:
- a CDS encoding ATP-binding cassette domain-containing protein has product MAPIIQLDKLTKTYQVYQKQEGLLASIKGLFHRKYKTVEAVRGIDLTVDQGEFVAFLGPNGAGKTTTLKLLSGVINPTSGNATVMGHIPWHRDNAYRRRFALVMGQKNQLWWDLPAQDSFRLHQKIYRIDQDQFQRTQDELVDLLGVKELMTQPVRALSLGERMKMELIAALLHSPDVLFLDEPTIGLDVVAQHNIQQFLKHYQQERKITVLLTSHYMKDIAALCQRVVVIAQGVVIYDGSLSGIVDRFGGYKIVTLSFVGDVPSAGLARFGDVISEDPPKAKLRVDRAKVGEVLAAVLDQYELEDVGVEDPPLEEVIADVFSLTHMGDKSKNEKLAEVSS; this is encoded by the coding sequence ATGGCACCTATTATCCAACTCGACAAGCTGACCAAGACTTATCAAGTCTACCAGAAGCAGGAAGGCCTTTTGGCCTCGATCAAGGGCCTGTTTCATCGCAAATACAAGACCGTCGAGGCGGTCCGCGGAATCGACTTAACCGTCGATCAGGGGGAATTCGTCGCCTTTCTGGGCCCCAATGGGGCGGGAAAGACCACCACGCTCAAGCTACTTTCTGGCGTGATTAACCCTACCTCGGGCAATGCGACCGTCATGGGACACATTCCCTGGCATCGTGATAACGCCTACCGACGCCGATTTGCCCTGGTGATGGGACAAAAGAACCAGCTTTGGTGGGACTTGCCCGCGCAAGACAGCTTCCGGCTTCACCAGAAGATCTACCGCATCGATCAAGATCAATTCCAGCGAACCCAGGACGAATTAGTCGACTTGCTGGGCGTCAAGGAATTGATGACGCAACCAGTCCGGGCCCTTTCCTTGGGGGAACGGATGAAGATGGAGCTAATCGCCGCCCTGCTCCACTCGCCGGATGTCCTCTTTCTGGACGAACCGACGATCGGTCTCGATGTTGTCGCTCAACACAACATCCAGCAGTTTCTGAAGCATTACCAGCAGGAACGCAAGATTACTGTCCTGCTGACTAGTCACTACATGAAAGACATCGCGGCCCTATGCCAGCGCGTAGTAGTGATTGCTCAGGGAGTGGTGATTTACGACGGCTCTTTAAGCGGAATCGTCGACAGGTTTGGCGGTTACAAGATTGTGACGCTAAGTTTCGTTGGAGACGTCCCTTCTGCCGGATTGGCTCGATTTGGCGATGTCATCTCTGAGGATCCCCCCAAGGCTAAGCTGCGTGTCGATCGAGCCAAAGTCGGGGAAGTGTTGGCTGCGGTCCTCGATCAGTACGAACTGGAAGATGTTGGCGTTGAAGATCCTCCGCTGGAAGAAGTGATTGCCGATGTCTTCTCGCTCACGCACATGGGCGACAAATCGAAGAACGAAAAGCTGGCCGAAGTTTCATCTTAA
- a CDS encoding MFS transporter, giving the protein MNSNSHSSTTLESARPVPTKPDPSSPTQVEGVSRNFFLLSLYQIVLRCGWIFKTESIIIPAVLDQIAGAGWVRGFLPILGRIGQSCPPLLYADRLRHLPLKKWSLVGTSLAMAVAFGGLAAMFIPGVDSAIGKTSMVIGFLGFYFLFFCATGLNQLGFGTAQGKLIPPHLRGRLMLASNVVGAVIAISLAAWLLPKWLYGNTIQVNWIFGFAACAFVGSALSVVALQENRDSSQAGAFSPKQLVWQSYAVLRDDHRFRLVCLIAAAFGFSLMLFPHYQALARQRLDVDLSRMIYWVIIQNAGTAIFSLLGGPLADWKGNRVVLRTMLFGVMILPLGSIFLVHSGEFGVRVFDWLFLFVGVTPITFRAFTNYTLELVPNELHPRYLATQSLCIAFPMILSPLVGLLIDLTSFEVVFCGIAVILFCGWLMTYYLVEPRHEPGHHVAYGEMDVDPEDEV; this is encoded by the coding sequence ATGAACTCGAATTCCCATTCTTCGACCACCCTCGAGTCGGCCAGGCCTGTGCCAACGAAGCCTGATCCATCCTCCCCTACCCAGGTTGAAGGCGTCTCTCGCAACTTCTTTCTCCTATCGCTCTACCAGATTGTGCTGCGTTGCGGATGGATTTTTAAGACTGAGAGTATCATCATTCCGGCGGTGCTCGATCAAATCGCTGGGGCAGGGTGGGTTCGCGGTTTTCTCCCTATCCTGGGGCGGATTGGACAAAGTTGTCCGCCGCTGCTCTATGCCGATCGACTGCGTCACCTCCCGTTGAAAAAGTGGTCGCTCGTTGGGACGTCGTTGGCCATGGCGGTGGCTTTCGGTGGCTTGGCGGCCATGTTCATCCCTGGCGTCGACTCAGCGATCGGCAAGACATCGATGGTGATCGGGTTTCTGGGCTTTTACTTTCTCTTCTTCTGTGCGACGGGTCTCAATCAGCTGGGATTCGGAACGGCTCAAGGGAAGCTGATTCCGCCACATCTTCGCGGACGATTGATGTTGGCCTCGAATGTGGTCGGAGCGGTCATCGCGATCAGCTTGGCTGCGTGGCTATTACCAAAGTGGTTGTACGGCAACACGATCCAGGTGAATTGGATCTTTGGCTTCGCGGCTTGTGCTTTCGTCGGAAGTGCCTTGTCGGTGGTTGCCCTGCAAGAGAATCGCGACAGCTCGCAGGCTGGGGCGTTTTCCCCTAAGCAACTCGTTTGGCAATCGTACGCGGTTCTCCGCGATGATCACCGATTTCGCCTGGTATGCTTGATCGCCGCGGCGTTTGGTTTTTCGTTGATGTTGTTTCCGCATTACCAGGCACTCGCTCGACAACGTCTCGACGTCGATTTATCGCGTATGATTTATTGGGTGATCATTCAGAACGCCGGTACGGCAATCTTCAGCTTGCTCGGCGGCCCCTTGGCGGACTGGAAAGGAAACCGCGTCGTCCTCCGTACGATGCTTTTCGGCGTGATGATCTTGCCGCTAGGGTCGATCTTCTTAGTTCACTCCGGTGAATTCGGCGTTCGAGTCTTCGACTGGTTGTTTCTGTTTGTCGGAGTGACGCCGATCACCTTCCGCGCGTTCACGAACTACACACTGGAACTGGTTCCGAACGAACTTCACCCACGCTACCTGGCAACGCAAAGCTTGTGTATTGCCTTCCCGATGATCTTGTCGCCGCTGGTCGGCTTGCTGATCGATCTTACGAGCTTCGAGGTCGTATTCTGTGGGATCGCCGTCATCTTGTTTTGCGGCTGGCTGATGACCTATTACCTGGTCGAACCACGCCACGAGCCGGGGCACCATGTTGCCTACGGCGAGATGGACGTCGATCCGGAAGATGAAGTCTAG
- a CDS encoding ABC transporter permease, giving the protein MNERPSYAAVFFMFLRNSMVRDLSFRSNFWIECISSLSWVIMNLGFYLLIFRYTNSIGNETGWGEYEFFVFLATTLLVNSLVQMFFMPNIQEFSELIRTGKLDFALLKPIDTQFLVSFEKVNFPSMANFMFGLVLMGVSLYQLTHREVNPIELNAGMVVMYILFLLCGVAILYSLMIVLAASSIWLGRNTSLYDFWFYITSFSRYPMEIYNSGGLGITLQLIFTFVIPILIVVNVPARIMAQPFGVSSSQMWLLPIYMLAATALSLYASRWVFKMSLKSYRSASS; this is encoded by the coding sequence ATGAACGAACGACCTTCCTATGCTGCCGTCTTCTTCATGTTCCTGCGAAACAGCATGGTCCGCGACCTGAGCTTTCGTTCGAACTTTTGGATCGAATGTATTTCAAGCTTGTCGTGGGTGATCATGAATTTGGGCTTTTACCTGCTCATCTTCCGCTACACCAACTCGATCGGCAATGAAACAGGCTGGGGCGAATACGAGTTCTTCGTCTTCCTGGCGACCACGCTGCTAGTCAACAGCTTGGTGCAGATGTTCTTCATGCCGAACATCCAAGAGTTTTCAGAACTGATCCGTACCGGCAAGCTCGACTTTGCACTGCTCAAACCAATTGATACCCAGTTCCTGGTGAGCTTCGAGAAAGTTAACTTTCCCTCGATGGCCAACTTCATGTTCGGCCTGGTGCTGATGGGGGTTAGTCTTTACCAGTTGACGCATCGCGAAGTAAATCCCATCGAGCTCAATGCCGGCATGGTGGTGATGTACATCTTGTTTTTGCTATGCGGCGTCGCGATTCTTTACAGCTTGATGATCGTATTAGCGGCATCCAGCATTTGGCTCGGCCGGAATACCTCGCTGTACGATTTCTGGTTCTACATCACCAGCTTTTCTCGTTATCCGATGGAGATTTACAACTCCGGTGGCTTAGGAATTACCCTGCAATTGATCTTCACTTTCGTGATCCCAATTCTGATTGTGGTCAATGTGCCCGCGCGGATCATGGCGCAGCCGTTTGGGGTGAGCAGTTCACAGATGTGGCTACTGCCGATCTACATGTTGGCCGCGACGGCATTAAGCCTGTACGCATCACGCTGGGTCTTTAAGATGTCGCTGAAGAGCTATCGCAGCGCGAGCAGCTAG
- a CDS encoding ABC transporter permease — MAELAAKASTWWAIFQINFHEKLVYRGDFMLGTLMRFLPILTQIFLWSAIFSAKGGGESTGEEIAGYSYYNIVAYYLLSTVSRAFSSMPGLASGIALQIREGEIKKYLIQPLDLISFFLLNRIAHKLTYYIVALVPFAIVFILCRGYFSGWPPGHVLACYFTSLILSFMLGFFMEATIGMIGFWFLEVRSLLFVYMLFTFFLSGHMFPLDMLNELGGPWAMIIKSLPLMYLAYFPAAVFLEKITGAELMWGLIVQVGWVVFFIVASRLAFHYGVKQYSAYGG, encoded by the coding sequence ATGGCGGAACTTGCCGCAAAGGCCTCGACCTGGTGGGCCATCTTTCAGATTAATTTCCACGAGAAGCTCGTTTATCGAGGCGACTTCATGCTGGGGACCCTCATGCGGTTCCTGCCGATCCTGACACAGATCTTTCTGTGGTCGGCCATCTTTTCGGCCAAAGGGGGCGGCGAAAGTACCGGTGAAGAGATCGCCGGGTACTCGTACTACAACATCGTGGCATATTACTTGTTGTCGACCGTCTCGCGGGCATTTTCCAGTATGCCTGGATTAGCGTCAGGGATCGCATTGCAGATTCGGGAAGGTGAAATCAAGAAGTATCTGATTCAGCCGCTCGATCTGATTTCATTCTTCCTGCTAAATCGTATCGCCCATAAGCTGACTTATTACATCGTCGCACTGGTGCCGTTTGCGATTGTGTTCATCCTATGCCGTGGCTATTTCTCCGGGTGGCCGCCGGGGCATGTGTTGGCATGTTACTTCACCTCGCTGATTCTCTCGTTCATGCTGGGCTTTTTCATGGAGGCGACTATCGGCATGATTGGCTTCTGGTTTTTGGAAGTCCGCTCGCTACTGTTCGTCTACATGCTGTTCACGTTCTTCCTATCAGGGCACATGTTTCCGCTTGATATGCTGAATGAGTTGGGTGGGCCATGGGCGATGATCATCAAGTCGCTGCCACTAATGTACCTGGCTTATTTCCCAGCTGCGGTCTTCCTGGAAAAGATCACCGGGGCAGAATTAATGTGGGGACTGATTGTCCAAGTCGGCTGGGTAGTCTTCTTCATTGTTGCTTCCCGTCTCGCATTTCATTACGGCGTGAAGCAGTACAGCGCGTACGGAGGTTAA
- the cyaB gene encoding class IV adenylate cyclase: MKFEVELKFPVDDLTNVEARVEEMGGIIEVPKRQADKYYSHPSRNFAETDEALRIRRVGDQNFITYKGPKVDDSTKTRREVEVPLVSGATGAANIVAMFESLGFMPVAEVIKDRRKSEFGYEGFQVLVAMDEVLELGKFVELEITAEDDEVEAAKAALEKLAAELGLSDSERRSYLELILGNE; encoded by the coding sequence ATGAAGTTTGAGGTCGAACTAAAATTTCCGGTCGATGATCTGACGAACGTCGAGGCGCGTGTCGAAGAGATGGGTGGGATTATCGAGGTCCCCAAACGTCAGGCCGACAAGTACTATAGCCACCCCAGTCGAAATTTCGCTGAGACGGACGAAGCCCTACGTATTCGCCGCGTTGGCGATCAGAACTTCATCACTTATAAGGGGCCCAAAGTCGACGATTCGACGAAAACACGTCGTGAAGTCGAAGTCCCACTCGTTTCGGGGGCGACCGGAGCGGCAAACATTGTCGCCATGTTTGAGTCCTTGGGATTTATGCCGGTGGCCGAAGTGATCAAAGATCGCCGCAAGTCGGAGTTTGGATACGAAGGGTTCCAGGTACTGGTCGCTATGGACGAAGTGCTTGAACTCGGCAAGTTTGTCGAATTAGAGATTACTGCTGAGGACGACGAGGTTGAAGCGGCGAAAGCGGCCCTCGAGAAACTCGCTGCCGAGTTAGGACTTTCCGATAGCGAACGCCGCAGTTATCTCGAGCTCATTCTGGGCAACGAATAA
- the cysS gene encoding cysteine--tRNA ligase — MSNLRVYNTLSRSKEEFKTVEPGKVGIYLCGPTVYAEAHIGHMVGPVIFDTVKRYLEHSGYDVRLVVNITDVDDKLIHKANERKMSMLEVAEENIADYLGNLAALGVTTIDDMPRATACMDDIIQFVKDLIDKGFAYDVDGDVFFEVTKDPEYGKLTNRSVDSMQGEGGGAAASKRSPGDFALWKKAKPGEPSWESPWGKGRPGWHIECSAMSKGILGETFDIHGGGLDLTFPHHENEIAQSECCHGKPMVNYWMHNGLLRSDPSAGKIGGKADRDKKDSPEEPSAGGKMSRSAGAGGLADLIKRQGGERIRFFLLRTHYRSTILFSEPAIEEAGTGLDTFLRLFERYERITGKSFYDIVPAKTRQEGAFEAGDDVLLSLIKQHRDAYLEKMDDDFNTGGGVSELFEIVRGINKAIDQEKLEETKGADTSSLDQAMATLRELTAILGLFATKPEADSSEDAGLVDQLMSLVIEIRANSRKKKDFETSDLIRDRLTECGITLEDRKDGTLWRKG; from the coding sequence ATGAGTAACCTGAGGGTCTACAACACGCTAAGCCGTTCCAAGGAAGAATTCAAAACGGTTGAGCCTGGCAAGGTCGGCATTTATTTGTGCGGTCCGACCGTCTACGCCGAAGCCCATATCGGTCACATGGTCGGTCCCGTCATCTTCGATACGGTCAAACGCTACCTCGAACACAGTGGCTACGATGTTCGCTTGGTGGTCAATATTACCGACGTTGACGATAAGCTGATCCATAAAGCGAACGAACGTAAGATGTCGATGTTGGAAGTCGCCGAAGAGAATATCGCCGACTACCTTGGCAATTTGGCTGCCCTTGGCGTAACAACGATTGACGACATGCCACGGGCCACGGCCTGTATGGACGACATCATTCAGTTCGTGAAAGACCTAATCGACAAAGGCTTTGCCTACGATGTTGACGGCGATGTCTTCTTTGAAGTCACCAAGGACCCTGAATACGGCAAGCTGACCAACCGCAGCGTCGATTCGATGCAAGGGGAAGGGGGCGGTGCCGCTGCCAGCAAACGATCGCCGGGCGACTTCGCTCTATGGAAAAAAGCCAAACCAGGCGAGCCGTCCTGGGAAAGCCCGTGGGGCAAGGGACGGCCTGGCTGGCACATCGAATGCTCCGCAATGAGCAAAGGAATTCTCGGTGAAACCTTTGATATCCATGGCGGTGGTCTCGATTTAACATTCCCCCATCATGAAAACGAAATCGCTCAAAGTGAGTGCTGCCACGGTAAGCCGATGGTGAATTACTGGATGCACAACGGTCTGTTGCGCAGCGATCCTAGTGCCGGCAAGATTGGTGGCAAGGCGGACCGTGATAAGAAGGATAGCCCCGAAGAACCAAGTGCCGGCGGTAAGATGAGCCGTAGTGCCGGTGCTGGGGGTTTGGCCGACTTGATCAAGCGACAAGGGGGCGAGCGAATTCGTTTCTTCCTGCTGCGAACCCATTACCGCAGTACGATCTTGTTTAGTGAACCGGCGATCGAAGAAGCGGGCACTGGTCTCGATACGTTCCTGCGATTGTTTGAGCGATACGAGCGAATCACCGGCAAGTCGTTCTACGACATCGTCCCCGCAAAGACTCGCCAAGAAGGTGCGTTCGAAGCTGGCGACGATGTCCTGCTATCGCTGATCAAGCAGCACCGAGATGCCTACCTCGAAAAAATGGACGACGACTTCAACACCGGTGGCGGTGTGAGTGAGTTGTTCGAGATCGTTCGTGGGATTAACAAGGCGATCGATCAAGAGAAGCTGGAAGAGACCAAGGGTGCCGATACCAGTTCGCTCGACCAAGCGATGGCCACCCTTCGCGAACTGACCGCAATCTTGGGACTGTTTGCCACCAAACCGGAAGCGGACAGCAGCGAAGATGCCGGGCTCGTTGATCAGCTGATGAGTTTGGTGATCGAGATTCGGGCGAATTCACGCAAGAAGAAGGACTTCGAGACCAGCGATCTCATTCGCGATCGCCTCACGGAGTGCGGCATCACGCTGGAAGACCGGAAAGACGGCACTTTGTGGCGTAAAGGCTAA
- the ispF gene encoding 2-C-methyl-D-erythritol 2,4-cyclodiphosphate synthase — protein MIRIGLGHDTHRLVDGGPLILGGIEIPHDKHLEGHSDADALMHAITDALLGAANLPDIGQLFPNTDEANRDRPSSDFLKLAYQKVLDEGWELINLDAVIHAHRPKLADLKSLMQIRIAEMLHVSPEEIGIKAKTGEGVGIIGREEAIQVQCVCLLRRK, from the coding sequence ATGATACGTATCGGGCTTGGACACGATACCCATCGTTTAGTCGATGGAGGTCCGCTTATTCTTGGTGGCATCGAGATTCCTCATGATAAACATCTTGAGGGGCACAGCGATGCTGATGCTTTGATGCACGCAATTACAGATGCGTTACTGGGAGCTGCCAATCTTCCAGATATTGGGCAGCTTTTTCCCAATACCGACGAAGCGAACCGAGACCGGCCTTCCAGTGACTTCTTGAAGTTAGCCTATCAAAAGGTCCTCGACGAAGGCTGGGAACTCATCAATTTGGACGCGGTGATTCACGCGCATCGTCCCAAACTGGCCGATCTGAAATCGTTGATGCAAATCCGAATTGCCGAGATGCTGCACGTCTCGCCAGAAGAAATCGGCATCAAAGCCAAAACAGGGGAAGGCGTCGGCATCATTGGTCGTGAGGAAGCGATCCAGGTGCAGTGCGTTTGTCTGTTACGAAGAAAATAG